In the Peptoclostridium acidaminophilum DSM 3953 genome, one interval contains:
- the rpsS gene encoding 30S ribosomal protein S19 yields the protein MSRSTKKGPFIHKGLLSKIEAMNEKNEKKVIKTWSRSSTIYPQLIGHTLAVHDGRKHVPVYVTEDMVGHKLGEFVLTRTFKGHKGEDRTSKKK from the coding sequence ATGTCAAGATCAACTAAAAAAGGACCTTTTATACACAAAGGACTTCTTTCAAAGATAGAGGCAATGAATGAGAAAAACGAGAAGAAGGTTATAAAAACATGGTCGAGATCATCGACTATATACCCTCAATTGATAGGACACACGCTAGCTGTGCATGACGGAAGAAAGCATGTGCCGGTATATGTGACTGAAGATATGGTTGGACATAAACTAGGTGAATTCGTACTAACTAGAACATTCAAAGGACACAAAGGCGAAGATAGAACTTCTAAGAAAAAATAA
- the rplV gene encoding 50S ribosomal protein L22: MQAKAIAKFVRVSPRKATQVAGLVRGKKVNEALAILKYTPQKPAGILAKVIESAIANAENNHEMDKEKLYVAEIYANQGPTIKRFRPRAMGRATSIRKRTSHIGVVLKEK; the protein is encoded by the coding sequence GTGCAAGCAAAAGCAATCGCGAAATTTGTTCGTGTAAGTCCAAGAAAAGCAACCCAGGTGGCTGGCCTTGTAAGAGGAAAAAAGGTGAATGAGGCTTTGGCAATACTAAAGTATACTCCTCAAAAGCCTGCCGGCATACTGGCTAAGGTTATAGAGTCTGCAATAGCAAATGCGGAAAACAACCATGAGATGGACAAAGAAAAGCTATACGTAGCTGAAATATATGCAAACCAAGGACCAACAATAAAAAGGTTCAGACCAAGAGCGATGGGAAGAGCCACTTCTATAAGAAAGAGAACAAGCCATATAGGAGTTGTTCTTAAAGAAAAATAG
- the rpsC gene encoding 30S ribosomal protein S3 → MGQKVNPHGLRVGIIKDWDSRWYANKKDFSILLREDFEIRKHLKKKLYIAGVSKIEIERAAKKIKLNIYAAKPGIVIGRGGAGIEEIKAEIEKMTQKSVMINIVEVKRPEKDAQLIAENIAQAIERRVAFRRAMKQAIQRAMKSGVKGIKVLAAGRLGGAEMARDEGYSEGNVPLSTLRADINYGFAEADTTYGKIGIKVWVNHGEVLPTSKRAGAEVEEKKDFNRDFKKRDKKFDNKKGFRKPDSRRSDRSEN, encoded by the coding sequence ATGGGACAGAAGGTTAATCCTCACGGACTAAGAGTCGGTATAATAAAAGACTGGGATTCAAGATGGTATGCCAATAAGAAGGATTTCTCGATACTTCTTCGTGAAGATTTCGAAATCCGTAAGCATCTTAAGAAAAAGCTTTATATCGCTGGCGTTTCTAAAATAGAAATAGAAAGAGCTGCTAAGAAGATAAAGCTTAACATATACGCTGCAAAACCTGGAATAGTAATAGGCAGAGGTGGAGCCGGCATTGAAGAAATAAAAGCTGAAATAGAAAAAATGACTCAAAAGAGCGTTATGATAAACATAGTTGAAGTTAAAAGACCGGAGAAGGACGCTCAGCTTATAGCTGAAAACATAGCTCAGGCTATCGAGAGAAGGGTAGCTTTCAGAAGAGCAATGAAGCAAGCTATACAAAGAGCAATGAAGTCTGGAGTTAAAGGCATAAAGGTACTTGCGGCAGGCAGACTTGGCGGCGCAGAGATGGCAAGAGACGAAGGCTACAGCGAAGGCAACGTTCCTCTGTCAACTCTAAGAGCAGACATAAACTATGGATTTGCTGAAGCTGACACTACTTACGGCAAGATAGGAATAAAAGTTTGGGTAAACCATGGCGAAGTACTTCCTACTAGCAAAAGAGCCGGAGCAGAAGTAGAAGAGAAAAAAGACTTCAACAGGGATTTCAAAAAAAGAGACAAAAAATTCGACAATAAAAAAGGCTTCAGAAAACCAGATAGCAGAAGATCGGATAGAAGCGAAAATTAA
- the rplP gene encoding 50S ribosomal protein L16, with the protein MLMPKRVKRRRVHRCRFKGKAQKGNTVTYGDYGLVALEPSRITANQIEAARIAINRYIKRGGKVWIKIFPHMPITQKPAETRMGAGKGSPEYWVAIVKPGRVMFELSGVNEEVAREAMRLAANKLPVKCKFVKKEDFEVKGGEASES; encoded by the coding sequence ATGTTAATGCCTAAAAGAGTTAAACGTCGTAGAGTTCATAGATGCAGATTCAAAGGCAAGGCTCAAAAAGGAAACACTGTGACTTACGGAGATTACGGTCTAGTTGCTCTTGAGCCTAGCAGAATCACAGCTAATCAGATAGAAGCTGCCAGGATAGCAATAAACAGGTATATTAAAAGAGGCGGTAAAGTGTGGATAAAAATATTCCCACACATGCCAATAACTCAAAAGCCTGCAGAAACTCGTATGGGAGCCGGAAAAGGTTCACCAGAATATTGGGTGGCAATAGTTAAGCCTGGAAGAGTTATGTTCGAGCTTTCAGGAGTAAACGAAGAAGTGGCAAGAGAAGCAATGAGACTTGCTGCCAACAAGCTGCCTGTAAAATGCAAGTTTGTTAAGAAAGAGGATTTCGAAGTAAAGGGTGGTGAAGCTAGTGAAAGCTAA
- the rpmC gene encoding 50S ribosomal protein L29 — translation MKAKDLKEMTTQELSGKLNELKGELFNIRFQLATGQLENPMKIKFVKKDIARVQTVIREREINEARA, via the coding sequence GTGAAAGCTAAAGATTTGAAAGAAATGACAACCCAAGAACTTAGTGGAAAGCTTAATGAATTAAAAGGTGAGCTATTTAACATAAGATTTCAACTAGCTACTGGACAGCTTGAAAACCCTATGAAAATAAAGTTCGTTAAGAAAGACATAGCGAGAGTACAAACTGTCATAAGGGAAAGAGAAATAAACGAAGCTAGAGCTTAA
- the rpsQ gene encoding 30S ribosomal protein S17 has product MERGSRKVRIGRVVSDKMDKTITVAVEEFVRHPLYGKAVKRTKKFKAHDEENTCKIGDKVKIMETRPLSKDKRWRLVDILEKAK; this is encoded by the coding sequence ATGGAAAGAGGAAGCAGAAAAGTCAGAATAGGTCGTGTAGTAAGCGACAAGATGGACAAGACCATAACCGTTGCTGTTGAAGAGTTCGTACGTCATCCGCTGTATGGGAAGGCAGTTAAGAGAACTAAAAAATTCAAGGCACATGACGAAGAAAATACGTGCAAAATTGGCGATAAAGTTAAAATAATGGAAACCAGACCTTTGTCTAAAGACAAGAGATGGAGACTTGTAGATATACTAGAGAAAGCTAAGTAA
- the rplN gene encoding 50S ribosomal protein L14 encodes MVQQETRLKVADNTGAKELLCIRVLGGSGRKYANIGDVIVATVKSATPGGVVKKGKVVKAVVVRTTQGIRRKDGSYLKFDENAAVIIKDDKTPTGTRIFGPVARELRDKQYMKIISLAPEVL; translated from the coding sequence ATGGTACAACAGGAAACTCGTTTAAAGGTTGCAGATAATACAGGTGCTAAAGAATTGCTTTGCATCCGTGTTCTAGGCGGCAGCGGAAGAAAGTATGCTAATATCGGAGATGTAATAGTTGCCACTGTTAAAAGCGCAACACCAGGAGGCGTTGTTAAAAAGGGCAAGGTTGTTAAAGCCGTAGTTGTAAGAACTACTCAAGGTATAAGACGTAAAGACGGCAGCTACCTAAAATTCGATGAAAATGCTGCAGTTATAATAAAGGACGATAAGACTCCTACGGGAACTCGTATATTCGGACCGGTAGCTAGAGAACTAAGAGATAAGCAGTACATGAAGATTATCTCACTAGCCCCAGAAGTTTTATAA
- the rplX gene encoding 50S ribosomal protein L24, producing MRHVKKGDTVVVITGKDKGKKGKILQVMPEASRVLVEGVNMVTKHKKPTPQVQQGGIIHQEAPIHISNVMLFDAKAGKGVRVGFKTLDNGKKVRVSRKSGEQI from the coding sequence ATGAGACATGTTAAAAAAGGAGATACGGTTGTAGTTATAACTGGTAAAGATAAAGGCAAAAAGGGAAAGATACTTCAAGTTATGCCTGAGGCGAGCAGAGTTCTGGTTGAAGGTGTCAACATGGTTACTAAGCACAAGAAACCAACTCCTCAAGTACAGCAAGGCGGAATAATCCACCAAGAGGCTCCTATTCACATATCGAACGTAATGCTGTTTGATGCAAAAGCAGGAAAAGGAGTAAGAGTTGGATTCAAGACTCTTGATAATGGCAAAAAAGTAAGAGTATCGAGAAAATCAGGCGAACAAATATAA
- the rplE gene encoding 50S ribosomal protein L5 yields the protein MASRLKDKYQNEIMKALVEKFEYKNIMQVPKLEKVVINMGIGDARENPKGLEKAVEELTIIAGQKPLVTKAKKSVANFKLREGMSIGAKVTLRGDMMYHFVDKLVNISLPRVRDFAGVNPNSFDGRGNYALGVKEQLIFPEIEYDKIDKIRGMDIIFVTTAKSDEESRELLRLMGMPFRK from the coding sequence GTGGCATCTAGATTAAAAGATAAATACCAAAATGAAATAATGAAAGCTCTTGTAGAGAAGTTTGAATATAAGAACATAATGCAAGTGCCAAAGCTTGAAAAAGTAGTAATAAACATGGGTATCGGCGATGCGAGAGAAAACCCTAAAGGGCTTGAAAAAGCTGTTGAGGAGCTCACTATAATAGCCGGACAAAAGCCTCTAGTAACTAAAGCTAAAAAATCGGTTGCTAACTTCAAGCTAAGAGAAGGCATGTCAATAGGTGCAAAGGTTACACTTAGAGGTGATATGATGTATCACTTTGTTGACAAGCTTGTAAACATATCTCTTCCAAGGGTAAGGGACTTCGCTGGAGTTAATCCTAACTCATTCGATGGAAGAGGCAACTATGCCCTAGGAGTAAAAGAGCAGCTTATATTCCCGGAAATCGAGTACGATAAGATAGACAAGATAAGAGGAATGGACATAATATTCGTTACTACGGCAAAGTCAGATG